A section of the Thermoanaerobaculia bacterium genome encodes:
- the cysS gene encoding cysteine--tRNA ligase, producing the protein MDRREVKFFNTLGRRLEPFAPLEPGRVGIYTCGPTVYNTVHIGNLRTFLFEDLLCRSLRFLGFEVTQIMNLTDVDDKTIRGAEEKGLALDVYTAPFIAAFEADLAALNVVPAAEYPRATHHIEGMQAIISRLLAGGYAYESDGSVWFRIAADDDYGKLSGFKKDEARVGERVASDEYETEDVRDFVLWKGVKPGEPSWPSPWGPGRPGWHIECSAMSAAFLGETFDIHCGGVDNLFPHHENEIAQSESANGVPFVRTWLHSEHLIVDGQKMSKSLGNFYTLGDLLARGISPRALRYLLISVHYRQKLNFTFAGLDGARAALTRIDDFIDRVENAAIAQGHEEERLSVKVEALISGFSAGLADDLNVSAALASLFDFVREVNGMIDRRELGAGDGERILAALRQIDSALGVIFMPWGTAAAGDGEPSPSDVEIESAIAARKAARAAKNFAESDRIRDDLAARGVVLEDSPQGTRWKRR; encoded by the coding sequence GTGGATCGCAGAGAGGTGAAGTTCTTCAACACGCTCGGGCGCAGGCTCGAGCCGTTTGCGCCGCTCGAGCCCGGCAGGGTCGGCATCTACACCTGCGGACCGACGGTCTACAACACGGTTCACATCGGCAATCTCCGGACGTTCCTCTTCGAGGACCTGCTCTGCCGGAGCCTGCGTTTCCTCGGTTTCGAAGTCACCCAGATCATGAATCTCACCGACGTCGACGACAAGACGATCCGCGGCGCCGAGGAGAAAGGGCTGGCGCTCGACGTCTACACCGCGCCGTTCATCGCTGCCTTCGAGGCCGATCTCGCGGCGTTGAACGTGGTACCGGCGGCAGAGTACCCGCGTGCGACCCATCACATCGAAGGCATGCAGGCGATCATCAGCCGTCTGCTCGCCGGAGGCTACGCCTACGAGAGCGACGGGTCGGTCTGGTTCCGGATCGCCGCCGACGACGACTACGGCAAGCTCTCCGGCTTCAAGAAGGACGAGGCCCGGGTGGGGGAGCGGGTGGCGAGCGACGAGTACGAGACCGAGGACGTGCGCGATTTCGTGCTCTGGAAGGGTGTCAAGCCCGGCGAGCCCTCCTGGCCATCGCCCTGGGGCCCCGGCCGTCCGGGCTGGCACATCGAGTGCTCGGCGATGAGCGCCGCGTTCCTCGGCGAGACGTTCGACATCCACTGCGGCGGCGTGGACAATCTCTTTCCGCACCACGAGAACGAGATCGCCCAGAGCGAGTCGGCGAACGGCGTGCCGTTCGTGCGCACCTGGCTGCATTCGGAACACCTGATCGTCGACGGCCAGAAGATGTCGAAGTCGCTAGGCAACTTCTACACCCTGGGCGATCTGCTCGCGCGCGGCATCTCGCCGCGGGCGCTGCGCTATCTGCTGATCTCGGTGCACTACCGGCAGAAGCTCAACTTCACCTTCGCCGGCCTCGACGGAGCGCGCGCAGCGTTGACCCGAATCGACGACTTCATCGATCGGGTCGAAAACGCCGCGATCGCTCAGGGGCACGAAGAAGAAAGGCTTTCGGTAAAGGTAGAGGCCCTGATTTCCGGCTTTTCAGCGGGTCTGGCCGACGACCTGAATGTCTCTGCGGCCCTCGCTTCGCTATTCGATTTCGTGCGCGAGGTGAACGGGATGATCGATCGTCGGGAGCTGGGTGCCGGCGATGGGGAGCGAATTCTTGCGGCGCTGCGGCAGATCGATTCGGCGCTCGGGGTGATCTTCATGCCGTGGGGAACGGCGGCCGCCGGCGACGGCGAGCCGTCGCCTTCCGACGTCGAGATCGAGTCCGCCATCGCAGCGCGCAAGGCGGCGCGCGCGGCGAAGAACTTCGCCGAGTCGGACCGCATCCGCGACGACCTCGCGGCGCGCGGCGTGGTGCTCGAGGATTCGCCGCAGGGCACGCGCTGGAAGCGCCGCTGA
- the def gene encoding peptide deformylase: MTLRPILLFPDPILRKKTEEVQAFDSSLDRLVAEMSEAMYAAPGVGLAAPQIGDLRRVALVDVDPSGPKSLLHVLVNPRIVARAGAETDIEGCLSIPGFTERVERPLAVRVAAQRLSGEAFELEAEGFFARVLCHEIDHLEGILFIDHLRGLRRQLAMRKLGKLGYAREQLA; this comes from the coding sequence ATGACCTTGCGCCCCATCCTCCTGTTCCCGGACCCGATTCTGCGCAAGAAAACCGAAGAGGTTCAGGCGTTCGACAGCTCTCTCGATCGGCTGGTCGCGGAAATGTCGGAGGCGATGTACGCCGCGCCTGGCGTCGGACTCGCGGCGCCGCAGATCGGCGACCTGCGGCGCGTCGCGCTGGTCGACGTCGACCCTTCCGGTCCGAAGTCCCTTCTCCATGTCCTGGTGAATCCCCGCATCGTGGCGCGCGCCGGCGCCGAGACCGACATCGAAGGCTGTCTCTCGATCCCCGGTTTCACGGAGCGCGTCGAGCGCCCGCTCGCCGTTCGGGTGGCGGCGCAGCGGCTCTCCGGCGAAGCGTTCGAGCTCGAAGCCGAAGGCTTCTTCGCGCGGGTGCTCTGCCACGAGATCGATCACCTCGAGGGGATCCTGTTCATCGATCACCTGCGGGGGTTGAGACGCCAGCTCGCCATGCGCAAACTGGGGAAGCTCGGCTACGCCAGGGAGCAGCTGGCGTAG
- a CDS encoding cyclic nucleotide-binding domain-containing protein gives MLKKLFGKSSPEPAKQELSIEDLVVLERYEEAIERLEKKTHDNPHDLHSHLRLAEVYTQVGKGAKALDQFLYVADMYTDDGFYDKALAQLSKVARLAPGDASVQARMQRIQRLKDLEHSRVLAIEGLVQAQSEQDPLMRTSPVEVERIWQGLANTSVVERLSGDQLKRLFGGCELLALEGGQEIAARGSREEFLLILITGRVEAQFTASDGQRFQLRVFEPGDILGERSLLEHKPWPAHYRTTERAKFVKVGAAGLERAMTGNPDPRALLDALRSQRADQAVAVAVEKIEAASRA, from the coding sequence ATGTTGAAAAAACTGTTCGGCAAGAGCAGCCCCGAGCCAGCGAAGCAGGAGCTGAGCATCGAAGATCTGGTCGTCCTCGAGCGCTACGAGGAGGCGATCGAGCGTCTCGAGAAGAAGACGCACGACAATCCGCACGACCTGCACTCGCACCTGCGGCTGGCGGAGGTCTATACCCAGGTCGGCAAAGGGGCGAAGGCGCTCGACCAGTTCCTCTACGTCGCCGACATGTACACCGACGACGGCTTCTACGACAAGGCTCTGGCGCAGCTCTCGAAGGTCGCGCGGCTCGCCCCGGGAGACGCTTCGGTGCAGGCCCGGATGCAGCGCATCCAGCGCTTGAAGGACCTCGAGCACAGCCGGGTTCTGGCGATCGAAGGGCTGGTCCAGGCGCAAAGCGAGCAGGATCCGCTGATGCGGACCTCGCCGGTCGAGGTCGAGCGCATCTGGCAGGGTCTGGCGAACACATCGGTCGTCGAACGGCTCTCCGGGGACCAGCTGAAGCGTCTGTTCGGTGGCTGCGAGCTCCTCGCGCTCGAAGGCGGGCAGGAGATCGCGGCGCGCGGTTCCCGCGAGGAGTTCCTGCTCATCCTGATCACCGGTCGCGTCGAGGCCCAGTTCACCGCCTCCGACGGCCAGCGATTCCAGTTGCGTGTCTTCGAACCGGGGGACATTCTCGGCGAGCGCTCGCTGCTCGAGCACAAGCCCTGGCCGGCGCACTACCGCACGACGGAGCGCGCGAAGTTCGTCAAAGTCGGGGCGGCCGGCCTCGAGCGCGCGATGACCGGCAATCCCGACCCGCGTGCCCTGCTCGACGCCCTGCGATCGCAGCGCGCCGACCAGGCGGTCGCGGTCGCGGTCGAGAAGATCGAGGCCGCGTCGAGGGCATGA